A stretch of DNA from Cupriavidus taiwanensis:
GCGTGATCGTGGTGGCCCACGACATCGCGCCGGCCGACATGCTGCAGTTCCGCCACACCGTGTTCCACGGCTTCGTCACCGACCTCGGCGGGCGCACCTCGCATACCGCCATCGTCGCGCGCAGCCTCGATATCCCGGCCGCGGTCGGCGTTCAGAGCGCGAGCGAGCTGATCCGCCAGGATGACTGGATCATTATCGACGGCGACGCCGGCCTGGTGATCGTCGATCCCACCGCCATCATCCTAGAGGAATACCGCCATCGGCAGAGCGAGCGCGTGCTGGAGAGGAAGCGCCTGCAGCGCCTGCGGCATACGCCGGCGGTGACGCTCGACGGCATCGAGATCGAGCTGCTGGCCAATATCGAAATGGCCGAGGACGCCGGCGCCGCGCTGGCCGCCGGCGCGGTTGGGGTCGGCCTGTTCCGCTCCGAATTCCTGTTCATGAACCGGCGCGACCAGCTGCCGGGCGAGGAAGAGCAGTTCCACGCGTACCGCGGCGCGGTCGATGCCATGCACGGGCTGCCGGTGACCATCCGCACCATCGATATCGGCGCCGACAAGCCGCTGGACGCCCGCGGCGACGGCCGCGCCGATGACTTCGAGACCGCGCTGAACCCGGCGCTGGGCCTGCGCGCGATCCGCTGGTCGCTGTCGGAGCCCGGCATGTTCCTGACCCAGCTGCGGGCGCTGCTGCGCGCCTCGGCCTTCGGCCCGGTGCGGCTGCTGGTGCCGATGCTGGCGCATGCCAGCGAGATCGACCAGACCCTCGCGCTGATCGCCAAGGCCAAGCGCCAGCTCGACGAACGCGGCGAGCCCTACGATCCGGGCATGAAGGTCGGCGCCATGATCGAGATTCCGGCGGCGGTGCTGCTGCTGCCGCTGTTCCTGCGCAAGATGGATTTCCTGTCCATCGGCACCAACGACCTGATCCAGTACACGCTGGCGATCGACCGCGCCGACAACGCCGTGGCGCACCTGTTCGACCCGCTGCATCCGGCGGTGCTGCAGCTGGTGGCGCGCACCATCCGCGAAGCCAACCGCGCCGGCGTGCCGGTGGCGGTGTGCGGCGAGATGGCGGGTGATCCGTCCATGACCCGGCTGCTGCTCGGCATGGGACTGCGCGAATTCTCCATGCACCCGGCGCAGTTGCTGCGGGTCAAGCAGGAAATCCTGCACGCCAACTGCGAACGGCTGGAACCGCTGGTCGATCAGCTGCTGCAGGCCTACGATCCGGAGGAGCAGGCGGCGGTGCTGAGGCAGATCACACGACCCTGAAGCCATCAGGGTTTTCTGACGCCAAAAGGCGGCTGGCGCGGCACTTCCATGATCCGGAAAGTGCTGCGCCAGCCGCCTTTTTTTCAAGGGCTGTGACGCTTTCCCGACCTTCGTCTATGTGGCTTAATGGGAATTGTTATCATTATTGATCTCTGATATTCTGACGTTCATTCGCAGGGACATGCCGGTGTCCCGCGCCTCAACGGAGGGACTTGTGTACGTCTGCATCTGCAACCAGATCACCGATCGTGAGATCCACGGTGCCGCGCACCTGGGCGTCGAAACCCTCGACGAACTGGCTCAAACGCTCGGCGTCGGCACGTGCTGCGGCCGCTGCCGCGAGTGCGCGCAGCAGGTGTTGCAGGAAGGCGTGGCCGCGGTACGCAATGTCACGGTGGCGACCCTCGCCAGCGTCCAGGTTGTGGAGATTTCTTCCTGTTCCGCTTCGGGCCCATGTACCATAATGGACACTCGGGACCCGGCAGTCGCGAACGACCAGCGCAAGGCGCTGGTGGCCTGAACGCGCCCATGAACTGAATTTCAGTTCACGGCGCGTTTTTGCGCATTCCTTTTTTGTGACTGCACGGCGCCATTGGCGCCGTTTCG
This window harbors:
- the ptsP gene encoding phosphoenolpyruvate--protein phosphotransferase, which encodes MPFALHGIPVSRGVAIGRAHLLAPAALDVSHYLVDEEQLDAEVERLRAARAAVRAELAALKRDLPRDAPEEMGAFLDVHAMILDDEALAREPEALIRGRRYNAEWALTTRLEELMRQFDEIEDEYLRERKADIQQVVERILKALAGAPVLVPAPVPALAADGEPAPGVIVVAHDIAPADMLQFRHTVFHGFVTDLGGRTSHTAIVARSLDIPAAVGVQSASELIRQDDWIIIDGDAGLVIVDPTAIILEEYRHRQSERVLERKRLQRLRHTPAVTLDGIEIELLANIEMAEDAGAALAAGAVGVGLFRSEFLFMNRRDQLPGEEEQFHAYRGAVDAMHGLPVTIRTIDIGADKPLDARGDGRADDFETALNPALGLRAIRWSLSEPGMFLTQLRALLRASAFGPVRLLVPMLAHASEIDQTLALIAKAKRQLDERGEPYDPGMKVGAMIEIPAAVLLLPLFLRKMDFLSIGTNDLIQYTLAIDRADNAVAHLFDPLHPAVLQLVARTIREANRAGVPVAVCGEMAGDPSMTRLLLGMGLREFSMHPAQLLRVKQEILHANCERLEPLVDQLLQAYDPEEQAAVLRQITRP
- a CDS encoding (2Fe-2S)-binding protein, whose protein sequence is MYVCICNQITDREIHGAAHLGVETLDELAQTLGVGTCCGRCRECAQQVLQEGVAAVRNVTVATLASVQVVEISSCSASGPCTIMDTRDPAVANDQRKALVA